The genomic stretch taagtgagtttttgtttctttagcgccctccggctgtagtatgaattggtaaacaccattcatggaatatcgtcttcttcttaggtgaatttgtggactaaaatgcacagagcgccctccggctgcagtatgaattgcaaacaccagcgctcatagtaataacaatgaatattaaataaaaaataactcctctgtatagaaaattgacataaacatatgagaatcctatatttctccaaatgtgcatgcttttaaactaaaagcctatattcagactctttgcatcacagaaatacattatattttaaagtataatataaaaccattattttatattgtaataacatttttctgtatgtttcatataccatgatgagcttgagacatcacagaagttttttttcacagcctacctgactgaaatgcctcattaatatgcaagtcttttcaggtcattactattcaattcttttgtcttcacaggtgagaatgagccattattcatggagattcacgcctcctcgcataccgtgtttcttggcaaaaagtgtcttacaaaaactaaatcagtatattgttataaatgaaagagtagtcagcataatttttacataattttgaagcaaaaactctagtctacaaccttcaatacccaaaagtcttgtgaacacagatttaatatacttttattggccttatatcagtgacttaagttttttgttttttcagtaaccacgcataaacgttattccttcaaaaacacaaacatgtacacacatgttcctcacatattatggtagcctagtttgtgctgaatacagtgtaatgacacttgtgtcattaatatgtttatgaacaactgaaaaaagcacaaatgtcagggcatgtcaaaacttctccaggccccaaatcagcctcagactccagagggttaaatattttaagtcttAGTGGCTTTTTATTTAAGACTATATAGTAAAATTTAACAGAGTGAGTGCAATGCCAAAAAGCTTCAAGATGTCACATTAAACactatttgaatttattttaaacaattctGCAAATACAAACATGATGGTTATCTGATGGAGACGTTTAAAAACACTCCTTTAATCCTATTTCGGATATTACAAGTCTTCATCTGGGGTCGTAACCATATTATTTTCcagcctggtttcacagacaggtcTTAGATTAAGCCATCAGGACATTTAAgtatagcttttataaacatgccttagaacaaaaacatggagtgcatcttgagacaaaacaatggtattactgacatattttaagatatgtcagtgcaagttgctttcagttaaaacagctcaaacatgcattttagtctaggattTGCTTAAGCATTGTCTGTGAAAGCAGGGGACCATGCCTAcatctcaatgtgcatactatccatcctaaatagtatgtgacatttgtaatattcaatactatgtagggcggatagggtggatagtatcttttcagtgtgaatgcatcgtttttttttttctcaaaagttCTCATTCTGCAGATAAAGATGCAAAAGAAGCAGTTAACAACGACAATTGTTAATCTAAGTAAGAGTGAAATCAAGAGTATTATTAAGAAAAGACTGAAGGAAAGGTGGCAAACACAATGGGATAAGGAGGAAAAAAGTCGATGGTTTTACAGAATTCAAAGGAAAGTGGGAGAGATGAGAAATTCAGGGAAAAATAGGAAAGATGAAATAGTAATATCAAGGATGAGATTTGGACACACAAGATTAAATAGTACACTTTATAAAATGGGTAAACATATGGGAAGGTGTGAATTTTGTGGGCAAGAAGAATTAGTGGAACATGTTGAAATACGAGACTGAAAGAAGGATTCTAATGcaaaatttagaaaaaaataaaatgcaatttatactgagagatattttacaaaataatttgagAAATGAATGctatagttttatttttcagtaccttaaaataacacatttatgggagataatataaaaataaataaataaataaataaataaataaaaggggAAGAAGTAATTTTGATCCACACTCCATACCAGTTGGTGGCGGAAACACACCATTTTGTTGTTTATCAAGCGCCAAAAAAAttcaagaaaaataataataagaaaagttgTCATTAGCGTGTGAGTCAGAAATATGCAGTCAGAAAGAATTTAAAACGAGcagcataaaaaaaatgaaatgttagGAAATGCGTGTGAGAGTTGTTTGCAATCCGCATTTAAacaagagaagaagaagaagaagaagaagaagaaatacaTGTGAGGATAACGCTTGGTAATGGAAACAATGTCCGAGAATAAACTACCGGAGGAGATGTGGATCCACGTGTTTGGATTTCTCCCTCTTCGTGACAAACTGAGTGTTCGTTTAAGCTGCACGTTTTTTAAAAGACTGGTCGACCATTGGACCTTCTGGAAAGACAGCGTTGTTGTCCTCCAAAAGTTCGAAAGCTACAAACCACATTTTTGGAGAACTCTGCGCCAAAGGAAAACCAAGTCCATTGTTGTTCAAAAGGCACATGCAAAAGCATTGGAACACATTGTGAGTTTGCTGCCGTGGATGAGTTCCGTTACTCTGGTTCAGTGCAGTGATGGCTCAGCTCTGGTGACACTGGGGGCTTTAAAACACCTCGAGAGGCTTGTCATCCGTCAATGTTCCTGTCGGAGTCTGACCAGCTCACTTTTATCTTTGAGACAGCTGACTCATCTCTGCTTGTGTGAGGTACAGAGAGCTTCAGTATCGGAGATAAGTGCTGCTACTTCACAGCTTGTCAATCTTACCTCACTACACTACCATGAAGATAAAAATCCTCTCCTTAAACCTGCCCTTCATGGCATGTTGAGGCGTCTGCCCAACTTGAAACACCTTTCCTTGAAATTGGGACCAAATTATGGGATTCTTCCTGATGATTATTTTGGGCGTCCAGGTATGTATGCTTTCCTggtatgaaaacaaaatgaaggaACGACAAGGGAAGATTTTCACAATTGTCTTTCACACAGGAGAGTTTGGGCTGAGCAGCCTGGAGCTGCTGAAATATGGAGATCCCTGCCTCTCTCCTGTTGCCTTTAACGCTCTGCCCTCCCTGACAAAACTAACCGTGCACAATAAACAATGGCGTACAAATCCAGTATACTGCCGCATCACAAATTGGTTGCAAGAGCTTCATGTTCTCTCAGAACTCAACATTTCATGTAAGTATgaaataatgcataaacacgGGCGTCATTTTTACCTCAGAGATATTCAACCGGAAATTTCTAAGGTGTCCATAAGATAACTAATTAACTTGTAAAATAATGTAACtattaaaatgcaaacattACTTGATTACTTGAAAGAAAACCACAAAGTTAACACAGACAAGTTAAACTCAGTTTCATTGGTACTCACAGGATCATCCCAGATAGAACACATACATATGCAAGATgtctgttaaaggtgctctaagtgatcctgggtggagtaacttcctgttgacgttcgaagtgttgtcaaacaaaacagaggctagctagaccctccctcctcctcctcctcctcctccccctcccctccgtgcttcctgaaacagtcatgaacgagcatttaaaatcattcttgtcggttattggctggagcatgtttattatgattcgtggtccaggctgcaccagtttgtttttattgccattttcggagcttgtggcgactacagagaccgcgttttttttacattgtgttcaggggacaggcagctagcggataatgaggagatgtttgctgtatgtgacaaaaaaatgttttggcctaaaaacgcatgacatcacttagagcgcctttaaagatcacttcatctggaaagcatctgctgtgTACAAACATCTGATAGACGTCAGTTTTACaaacattctaaatcataaacatcttaaagacatcttctaaacgtctatttgacatctgacaggaaacgtCCTATAGACACACTGCAGATGAGTAAATACGCCTTCCAGATGTAAACACACATCAAATAGACGTCTCCAAGATGTATGTGTGCTATCGGGgatgaatataataatattaataataataattattgctattattattatttagtaatagtaaatgtcattttttttatattaattaataatttgttataatatattgtactaatattattaattattatattattttatattgattttaATCTATTGTCAGCCCTAGTTTATGTTGGATCATTAATGGGTTactttacccaaaaattaaaaatttctgtaattaattaatcaccctcatgtcgttccacacctataagaccttcgttcagcttcaaaacacaaattaagatatttttgataaaatccaatgctcactgaggcctccattgacagcaagataattaacactttcagatgccagaaagctgctaaagacgtatttaaatcagttcatgtgactacagtggttcaaccttaatgttatgaagcgacgagaatactttttgtgcgccaaaaaaaaaaatcaaagtaaCAATTTTATACAAcatgatgggcgatttcaaaacactgcttcatgaagctttacgaatcttttgtttcgaatcagtggttcggagcgtgtatcaaactgccaaagtcatgtgatttcagtaaacgaggcttcgttacgtcataagtgtttcgtaatatcaatagttcatgtgactctggcagtttgatgcacaatctgaaccactgattcaaaacaaaagattggtaaagcttcgaagcttcatgaagcagtgttttgaaatcgcccttcactagatattgttaaataaagtcattattttgtttttttgctgcacaaaaagtattcttgtcgcttcataacattaaggttgaaccactgtagtcacatgaactgttttaaatatgtctttagtacctttctgggcattgaaagtgtgaattatcttgctggcaatgcaagcctcactgagccatcggattttatcaaaaatatcttaatttgtgttttgaagatgaacgaaggtcttacgggtgtggaacgacatgaggggagtaataaatgacagaaatgtttcatttttgggtgaactaaccctttaaacaagcATGTTAGGGAAGAACATAAGAGTAGCAATTCAGCACTTGATCTTGATCTTTTTTGATTATACAATAAATCCCTCTACATTTTTGTCCTTTCTTTTGTATTTTCTAGTAGGATTCCCACTCCAGGTCTATGCTAAATCAATACCCAGGACTGTGCAGCGTTTGTCTCTCATGGGAGTGAAGGCAGATTTGGAGGCAGTCAGGATCATGGCAGAGCAGGTGCCAGATCTCCTTCACCTCCACTTGGACTTGTGTTGTCACAACAACTGTGGTATAATCAAAGAAATACCTCAGATTTTCCCAAAACTGCAGGTCCTGAAAGTGAGGTGAGCGTTCTTTTGTCATGAATTGTAAATATATTATGTCAGAATAAGTAATTGTACTGCTTTTTGTGTGTAACTGACCTCAGTTAACTTCTCTCTTTCAGACACCAAAATGTTCCAGAATCGTTGTTCCTTCAGCTTCAGAATCTGTCTCGACTTCAGCAGTTAGTGATTTTGGATGCACCCCAGAGCCACAGTCCTACTTTCCTAGATCTGATTAAAAAATTTCATGACCAAACAAATAATAGAATCCATGTGCTTCATTCCAATTCAAAGGACCAAACCACTTGTTCTTGTGGTTTTATTTGATGCACTTCATTGTTTCTTATGTCTTTGTAATATAGAGGAACATGTTGTGTATTTGATGCATTTGGGTACGATTTCAAACATGTACAGATAATCGTGCCTTATACACAACTATCTTTGTAATATAGAGGAATATGTATGTTGAAGATAGAAAaaggaaatacattttcataagGACacactttttttacttttaaaacattgTGAATGATATTGTATTCCATTAGCATTTACTTGACTCTTTACAAAGTACATATTTAGAAAATGGAACATTCACTCAAGGTCTCTGTAAATTGTctcaaaaaatgaaagaaaataaagaacACAGTGAGAAGTCTTCATTTCTGTTCTTAACATCCGAACCtctccactaggtggcaatctATTCACACTTGGTTATAAAAACAACCTTTTCCCCTCTTCATGTATCCTTTCAGTTAATATACAAAATATGTTTAGAAACAAATATGTAGTATAAATCCACATAAATATAGTATGAAAAGACAAATATGACATTAAAGTGAAAAGACTTGTTTACCATAAGCACTCTCAGAactggattattattattattataattaacagttatgtaatatgttttttttactacaCTTCATTTtccaatttggacatttaagGATTTATGAtatgaaaattaattttaaaggcTTTCCATCAGGTTTTACTAATCAAGGCCCAGTCAAACTGATGAGACATTAATATAATTAGAAGCAATTGTGCTAGCAATTAGCTGCAGTAAAGCTGATCCATCATTGCATATATAATACTGAAGGGTGAATGTTTGGATGTTTTAATCCCACTCAAGGTTATACAGTTGTA from Megalobrama amblycephala isolate DHTTF-2021 linkage group LG5, ASM1881202v1, whole genome shotgun sequence encodes the following:
- the im:7136021 gene encoding uncharacterized protein im:7136021; translation: METMSENKLPEEMWIHVFGFLPLRDKLSVRLSCTFFKRLVDHWTFWKDSVVVLQKFESYKPHFWRTLRQRKTKSIVVQKAHAKALEHIVSLLPWMSSVTLVQCSDGSALVTLGALKHLERLVIRQCSCRSLTSSLLSLRQLTHLCLCEVQRASVSEISAATSQLVNLTSLHYHEDKNPLLKPALHGMLRRLPNLKHLSLKLGPNYGILPDDYFGRPGEFGLSSLELLKYGDPCLSPVAFNALPSLTKLTVHNKQWRTNPVYCRITNWLQELHVLSELNISLGFPLQVYAKSIPRTVQRLSLMGVKADLEAVRIMAEQVPDLLHLHLDLCCHNNCGIIKEIPQIFPKLQVLKVRHQNVPESLFLQLQNLSRLQQLVILDAPQSHSPTFLDLIKKFHDQTNNRIHVLHSNSKDQTTCSCGFI